The Thermosynechococcus sp. CL-1 genomic interval AAACCCAACTATCAGTACCTGAGACCGTGAGTCTAGCAGAAGTCACCTCAACTCCCGATGGGGAGACCCCTGAAACACCACTGGACATCACCTCAACTCCACCCACCCAATTTACAACCAGCGCAGATTTGCCCGAAACCCAATTGTCAATCCCAGCCACCCCCAAGGGAGACCTACCAGCAACCCAGCGATCCAACCCTGACCCCTTAACCGCGGCGCCTGTGGATGCCACCCAGCGGCCAGAGGTGATTCCCACCACGACAGTCCCCTCGCCGCCCCCCCCAACCACAGAGACACAAACACCGAGCGGCACCCAACCCAAAACCACCGTCATTTCTGACATCAGCGAAGAACCCAGTGAACCCTTACCACAAACTGTGGGGGGACGCTACCGTGTCCTGAGTCAACTAGGCGAAGGGGGATTTGGGCGCACGTTCTTGGCTGCGGATTTACACCTGCCGGATCATCCGATCTGCGTGGTCAAGCAGTTGGTGCCCTCCCGCAAGGATGAACGTTTTTTGGCCATTGCCCGTCGCCTCTTTCAGCGGGAAGCAGAAACCTTAGCCCAATTGGGTCAACACGAGCGTATCCCTCGATTACTCGCTTACTTTGAAGAGGGGGGATATTTCTATCTCACCCAAGAGTATGTGGATGGGGAATCCCTCAAGGAGGAGTTTGCAAAGAAAATTACCCTCTCCCAAGCCGAAGCCCTCACCATTCTCAAGAGTATTCTGGAAATTTTGCAGTATGTGCATCAGTTTGGGGTGGTGCATCGCGACATTAAGCCTGCCAATATCATGCGCCGCCGCAGTGATCAACAACTGTTTTTGATTGACTTTGGGGCGGTACGCCATGTCCAGCCCGAGGATTTGCTCCAGCACGGCAAATATACGATCTCCATTGGTACCCGTGGCTATGCCCCTAGCGAGCAAATGGCAGGACGACCGGTGATTGCCAGTGATATTTACTCTTTGGGCATGGTTATTGTTGAAGGTCTGACGGGACTCGCCCCGATGGATTTGCCCTCTGATCGCAACACGGGTGATATGATTTGGCAGCCGGGACGGCATCTTTCGCCGCAGTTTGTTGCCATTATCAATAAAATGATCAAGTATAACTTTCGCGATCGCTACCAGAGTGCTGCAGAAGTGCTCACCGATTTGGCCAAGGCTGGACTTTAGGCCTATAGACCCAAGTTTTAGCGCTGTAGAGGGGGCTTGCAGTTCTTAGTTTATGCGGCTCAATCGTTGTGAAAAAAGGCTGTATGATAGATAGTACCGTTTCCTTTTTTTAACATTAGACACTTTGGAGGCATCGCAACGTGGCTGGAACGACAGGAGAACGACCATTTTCCGACATTATTACCAGTGTCCGTTATTGGGTGATTCATAGCATCACCATTCCGGCGTTGTTCATTGCTGGCTGGCTCTTTGTCAGCACCGGTTTGGCCTATGATGTGTTTGGCACACCACGCCCCGATAGCTACTATGCTCAGGAACAGCGGTCGATTCCTCTGGTGACCGATCGCTTTCAAGCTAAACAACAAGTTGAAACCTTCTTAGAACAGGTGAAGTAGGATTGCCATGACCAGTAATACCCCCAATCAAGAACCCGTTTCTTACCCAATTTTTACGGTCCGCTGGTTGGCCGTTCACACCCTTGCTGTGCCCACGATTTTCTTCCTCGGGGCGATCGCGGCAATGCAGTTTATCCAACGTTAGGAAGGTGCAGCCATGGAACCGAATCCCAACCGTCAGCCGGTCGAACTGAATCGCACATCCCTGTACCTAGGGTTGCTGCTGATCTTCGTCCTTGCGTTGCTCTTTTCAAGCTACTTCTTTAACTAAATTTCTTCTCTATAACTGAATCTGCTTAGGAGGAATTGATCATGTTGTCTGAAGGCGGACGCATTCCCCTCTGGGTTGTGGCCACGGTGGCCGGCATGGGAGTGATTGTCATTGTCGGGCTGTTTTTCTACGGTGCCTACGCTGGTCTTGGCTCCTCTCTCTAGAGATTGGGGTCTTGGCGCGTACGCAATTGTAGCCAGATCAGTCCAAAGGTGACTCCCAAAAGAACCGTTGCTGCCGCAGCGGCATAGCCAAAGTCAAATAACGCGAAGGCCTGTTGGTAAATATAAAATACCAGCAGGTTTGTTGTATCTAAGGGGCCGCCACCGGTCACCACATAGACCTGTTCAAAACTGCGCAATGTGAAAATCGTTGTTGTGACAAACACCAAAATTAAGGTGGGTCGCAACCCCGGCAGCGTAATGTAGCGAAACTGTTGCCAAGCATTGGCACCATCGAGAAGTGCCGCCTCATAGCGATCGCGGGGAATCGTTTGCAACCCCGCTAAAAAGACCACTAAATTAAACCCCAACTGCTTCCAGCTACTGAGCAAAATCAGCACTGGCATTGCCCAGGTGGGATCACTCAGCCAAGCAATCGGTTGTCCCCCCAAGGTTTGCACCAGTTGATTCACCGGGCCATCGGTTTGAAACAGCCAACGAAACCCTAAACCCGCCGCCACAATCGAGGTCATTGTTGGTAAAAAGTAGGCCGTGCGCAGCAGATCCCGTCCCCTGATCCCTTGGTTGAGACCCACCGCCAAGAGTAAGGGCAGCACAATCGTCGGTAGCACCGTTGCCCCTGTGAAATAGAGGGTATTGCCAATCACTTGCCAAAAGTCTGGACTCAGGAGCAATTGCTGATAATTTTGCAGGCCAACCCAACGCACCCCTTCTTGACTAAAACTCCCCGTCGTAAAACTAAGATAGACAAGGTACAAAATCGGCAAAAAAACAAAAATTGTCAGAAACAAAAGTGCAGGTAAAAGGAATAACCAAGCGACCCCTATCGGTGACAAAAAAACATCCCCCAATCGTGGGAATTGCGATCGCGCCATTGGCAAAGCTGATGACCTCAAAATTCATCTTTCTATAAATTCAATCCTAGGGTAGTGGCTCCCAAAATTGGAAATGATAAGATCAAAGTCAAAATGCACGCCATCTTGGGGAGATGCTGTGATTCACACTGCGCCATTGCCCACGACTACCCCCTCTCACATTTCTGATCATAGTCGTCTAAAGCTGTTTTCGGGTTCTGCCAACACTGCCCTTGCTCAGGAAATTGCCCGCTACCTCGGTATTGATCTCGGCCCAATGGTGCGCAAGCGATTTGCTGATGGCGAGCTGTACGTGCAGATTCAAGAATCCATTCGCGGTTGTGATGTCTATCTGATCCAGCCCTGTTGCCGACCCGTCAATGACCACCTGATGGAACTGCTGATCATGGTGGATGCCTGCCGCCGCGCTTCAGCCCGCCAAGTGACTGCGGTGATTCCCTACTATGGCTATGCCCGTGCCGATCGCAAGACCGCTGGCCGCGAGTCCATTACCGCCAAACTAGTAGCCAACCTGATTACGCAAGCGGGAGCGAGTCGCGTTTTGGCCATGGATCTGCACTCAGCGCAAATTCAAGGCTACTTTGACATTCCCGTGGATCATGTCTATGGTTCACCCGTACTCCTTGACTACCTGCGCAGCAAAAATCTTGAGGATATTGTGGTGGTGTCCCCCGACGTGGGTGGGGTGGCTCGTGCCCGTGCCTTTGCCAATAAGCTTGATGATGCGCCCCTCGCCATTATTGATAAACGACGCCAAGCCCACAATGTGGCCGAAGTGATGAACGTGGTGGGGGATGTTAAGGGCAAGACAGCGGTGCTCGTGGATGACATGATTGATACAGCCGGCACGATTTTAGAAGGAGCACGGTTACTGCGGCGGGAAGGTGCCAAGGAAGTCTATGCCTGTGCCACCCATGCGGTTTTTTCACCGCCAGCGATTGAGCGACTCCAAGGGGGCGATTTTGAAGAGGTGATTGTCACCAACACGATTCCTGTACCGGAGACGCAACGTTTTCCCCAACTCACGGTGCTGTCGGTGGCGAGTATTCTCGGCGAAACCATTTGGCGCATCCATGAAGATAGCTCTGTGAGCAGTATGTTCCGCTAAAACCGCTAAAATAGGTGTTCTTAGTCGCCTAGGAGGATTGCAGGCATGGGGCGAATTGCCTTACTCAGCACCAGCAATAAGCAGGGACTGGTGGCGTTGGCTACGGCCTTGGTGCAGGAGTTTGGCTTTACGCTCCTGAGTAGTGGTGGCACCGCAAAGACCTTACAGGCAGCGGGGATTCCCGTGACAACGG includes:
- a CDS encoding carbohydrate ABC transporter permease, translating into MARSQFPRLGDVFLSPIGVAWLFLLPALLFLTIFVFLPILYLVYLSFTTGSFSQEGVRWVGLQNYQQLLLSPDFWQVIGNTLYFTGATVLPTIVLPLLLAVGLNQGIRGRDLLRTAYFLPTMTSIVAAGLGFRWLFQTDGPVNQLVQTLGGQPIAWLSDPTWAMPVLILLSSWKQLGFNLVVFLAGLQTIPRDRYEAALLDGANAWQQFRYITLPGLRPTLILVFVTTTIFTLRSFEQVYVVTGGGPLDTTNLLVFYIYQQAFALFDFGYAAAAATVLLGVTFGLIWLQLRTRQDPNL
- a CDS encoding ribose-phosphate pyrophosphokinase: MIRSKSKCTPSWGDAVIHTAPLPTTTPSHISDHSRLKLFSGSANTALAQEIARYLGIDLGPMVRKRFADGELYVQIQESIRGCDVYLIQPCCRPVNDHLMELLIMVDACRRASARQVTAVIPYYGYARADRKTAGRESITAKLVANLITQAGASRVLAMDLHSAQIQGYFDIPVDHVYGSPVLLDYLRSKNLEDIVVVSPDVGGVARARAFANKLDDAPLAIIDKRRQAHNVAEVMNVVGDVKGKTAVLVDDMIDTAGTILEGARLLRREGAKEVYACATHAVFSPPAIERLQGGDFEEVIVTNTIPVPETQRFPQLTVLSVASILGETIWRIHEDSSVSSMFR
- a CDS encoding photosystem II reaction center protein J is translated as MSEGGRIPLWVVATVAGMGVIVIVGLFFYGAYAGLGSSL
- the psbF gene encoding cytochrome b559 subunit beta translates to MTSNTPNQEPVSYPIFTVRWLAVHTLAVPTIFFLGAIAAMQFIQR
- a CDS encoding photosystem II reaction center protein L; its protein translation is MEPNPNRQPVELNRTSLYLGLLLIFVLALLFSSYFFN
- the psbE gene encoding cytochrome b559 subunit alpha translates to MAGTTGERPFSDIITSVRYWVIHSITIPALFIAGWLFVSTGLAYDVFGTPRPDSYYAQEQRSIPLVTDRFQAKQQVETFLEQVK